CTGGCCATGCTCCGCCTGATTCAGACCAGCGTTTTCTGGACAGGACTCAGCATTGTCTTCATCCTTATGACTCTCTTTGTCTATATGATTTTCACCAAGGACCAAGCTGACTTGGCACTTTATCGGATGCTGGGATTTGGCAGTGAACGACTCAGGAGCCACTACCTGCTCGCCGTCTGCTTCATCTTGATGCTGGCTTTGGCAATAGCCGACCTGCTGCTCCTTAGTCTGGGGCAAGAAGTCTGCAGTCTGCTGCTCAGCAGCTTCGGTATCAGCAAGCTCCAGCTCATCACCAATAAGTCCTTTACTTTTCTATGGACACCGCTGGCTCTGCTTCTTAGTGGACTCACAGCAGCACACATCAGCCTCCGAGCGCTGAACAAGCTGGAAATTGGACGCTATCTCAAGGAACATTGACCTTAAGCAGATAGTTTCCGAGCGCTTAGCATTAATTCTACATCCGAGGAGAAGCCTATGTTATTAGAAGCACATAACCTCAGCAAAAGCTATCAGGAAAATCAGGAGCCCATTCTCCGTGATTTGTCGCTAGAGATTGAAAGCGGCCAATTCATCGCCATCATGGGGCCGTCCGGCTGCGGGAAATCCACTCTTCTCAATCTTCTGTCCACCATTGACAAACCTGACCAAGGCCAGATTCTTTACCAGGGACAGGACTTGCTAGCTATGAAAGACAAGGACTTAGACCGCCTTCGCAGAGAGGCTTTCGGCTTTGTCTTCCAGCAGGCAACCTTCCTGAAAAATCTCAATATCCTAGACAATATCTGCCTACCAAGTATCATTGGTAAGAAAGGCAGTGAGCGAAAGGCAGCCTATGAGCGAGCCAAGGAGTTAATGGCTCTGACTGGCATTAAGGACATTGCTCACCGCTCTATCCATCAGGTATCGGGCGGCCAGCTCCAGCGAGCCGGCATCTGCCGGGCTCTCATGAACCAGCCTCGAATCATTTTTGCTGACGAGCCGACAGGAGCGCTCAACTCTCAGGCTGGCCGTCAAGCTATGGAGCTCATGCAGCACTTCCACCAGCAGGGCGCAAGTATTCTCCTGGTGACGCATGATGCCAGCGTGGCTACCTATGCAGACAAGGTCCTGCTCATTTTAGATGGCAAGATAAAAAAAGAAGTTCTATTTGACCCAGCTGCTAATCAGGATGAGCGACGTCAGCTGCTCTTGGCGGAGCTCAATCAGATTGGCATATAAGAAAAGAGGCCCTTTGGCAGAATGCCGGGGTCTCCTTTTTATGATATAATAGGTTGAATACTGACAGATAAGGATGAAACTATGACACCGCAAGAATTTTACCAGCTATTGAGCCAGCAGGGAATCGAGCTGACCGACCGCCAGAAAGACCAGTTTGAGCGTTATTTTGAACTCTTGGTCGAATGGAATGAAAAAATCAATCTGACAGCTATCACCGAGAAGAATGAAGTCTATCTCAAGCATTTCTATGATTCAATAGCGCCCGTTTTGCAAGGCCTGATTGGTAATCAAGAGCTTAAGCTGCTGGACATCGGAGCCGGTGCTGGCTTTCCCAGCCTTCCTATGAAAATCATCTGCCCCCAGCTGGATGTGACTATCATTGACTCGCTCAACAAACGCATCAACTTCCTCAAACTGCTGGCAGAGGAGCTGGAGCTGGACAAGGTTCATTTCTACCACGGCCGCGCAGAAGACTTTGCTCAGGACAAGGCTTTTCGGGCCCAATTTGACCTCGTCACCGCCCGTGCAGTCGCTCGGATGCAGGTTCTGTCTGAACTGACCATTCCCTATCTAAAAGTTGACGGGAAGCTCTTGGCTCTCAAAGCTTCTAATGCTCCAGAGGAACTGGAAGAAGCAAAAAATGCCCTCAACTTACTCTTTAGCAAGGTTCAAGACAACCTCAGCTATGCCCTGCCAAACGGTGACCCCCGCTTTATCACAGTGGTTGAAAAGAAGAAAGAAACGCCCAACAAATACCCCCGCAAGGCCGGTATGCCAAATAAAAGACCATTATAAAAAGAAAAATCAGTCAAGGATTGTCTGATTTTTCTTCGCTATTAAAGAATATTATTTTTTTGCTTCATTATAGATTCTAATCTGAGAGGCGACTTGATTCACCACATCTAAAAACTGTAATAGTTCAACATAATTTTGATTAGTATATCGTCCCAGATGCAGACGAATATCTTTATTGGCACTCATGGGACTATAATACAAATATAGATGAGGATACTTGACGTACTTGTTCTCTTGAACTTTCTCAATCTTAATAGTCAAATCAGTTAAATCAGAAAGCATAAGAAACTGAAAATAGGTATCATCTCGTATGATTGCATCCTTATAAAGATAAAGAGATAGTTTTTCACGTGAATAGCGAGACTGGCTATAAATCTTGTAAAACTTCTTCTCCAGCTCCGGATAATGAGAATAAAGCTTCTGATAGCTCTGCAAGCTCTTTTGCTTAGTAATCCAAGCAAGCCAGGTAAAGAGTGCACTCATCAGTAGTAGCAAAGCAGCAAAAATCAAGGATGCCCAAAAGCCAAATTCGTCTGCATGTGGCATATAGAAGAGAAAAATTATACCTCCTAAACCATATAAAATAGGAAATAATAAGTCCTTACGGAATCTACTCTTTATTCTTTCTTCCACCTAGTAGTTATCCTCCTAATATATATTAAACGAAGTTCACACACTTTATCCTATCTCCACGGATTGTAAAAGCGACCGTGATTGACTGCGAAGAGGGCAAAGCAGAGCAATAGAAAGGTGACTGCCAGTGTCAGCACCAGCATATCTCGTCTGCTTAGAGCCTGATAGGTATACCAGGTGCGTTTTTTATTTTTTCCGAAACGGCGCAGCTCCATGGCCGTGGCAATGGTATTGATGCGCTCTAGTGAGCTGAAAATCAGCGGAATGATAATCTGCAAATTTCCCTTCACGCGCTGAGACAGTTTGGCTTTCTTGGATAATTCCTGACCACGCGCTTCCTGAGACATCCGAATCAGGAAAAATTCTTCCTGCAAATCTGGAATATAGCGGAGCGTCAGACTGACTGCGTAAGCAATTTTATAGGAAATACCAAGCTGATGAAGGCTGGAAGCAAACTGACTGGGATGGGTTGTCATGAGGAAAATCACTGCCAGAGGTATAGTAGAAACATACTTGAGCAGGAGATTAAAGAGGTAGAACAGCTCCTGAGCTGTTAGATTATAAGCTCCCCATCCGGTCCAGAGGACATCTTTGGCTCCATAGATATCAACACCATACTGAGGCGCAAAAAGATAGACCATCACTAAGTTAAGAGCAGCAAAGGATGCCGCAAAGACTAAAACAAATGAAATGTCTCGGATGCGGATACGGGACAGCCGAAAGAGACAGAGGGACAGCAGGGCTAGCCCCAGCAAAAAGCGAGTATCGTAACTAATCATGGCCGCCACTGATACCAGAACGAAGAACAGCATCTTGCTGGCACCGGACAGACTATGAAGAAACGTCTCGCCTGCATGGTAGCCGATTAATTTTCGCTGATTAAGCATGCTTGCCCTCCTTTTTTTGCATATAAAACTCGGTCAAAGCCAGAGGGTCGGAATCAATCTTCTCAGCCAGAGCAAAGATTGACGTTTCTTTTAGATGAGCCGCTGCAATCAACTCTTGATCTGTCAGCACCTGAGCAGGCGCCTTATCGGCTAACATCTGACCATCCACCACAACCACTGCCCGATCTGAGTAATCCAGCATCAGCTGCATATCGTGCGTAATCATGATAATCGTATGTCCCTGCTGGTTGAGCTCGTCTAGAAAGTCCATCATCTCTGTATAATGGCACTGGTCTTGACCAGCTGTCGGCTCATCCAAGAGGATAATCTCTGGATTCAGCACCAAGATAGACGCAATGGTCACCCGCTTCTTCTGGCCGAAAGACAGGGCTGAAATCGGCCAACTACGAAATTCATAGAGTCCGCAGGTCTTGAGAGCTGCATGGACTCGCTCTTCGATTTCCGCTTCTGCCAGTCCGCGCAAGCGCAAGCCTAGGGCCACTTCATCAAAAATCATGGCTGCCGAAATCATCTGATTGGGATTCTGCAGGACATAGCCAATCCGCTCAGCTCGCTCCTTGATGGAGTCTCCTTTGATGTCCTGACCTTTCCACCTATAGCTCCCATCAGTCTCGATAAACTGACAGAGGGCCTTGGCCAGGGTTGACTTACCAGCTCCATTTTTACCAACGATAGCTATCCGCTCACCCTTGAAAATCTTCAGGCTGATATCCTGCAATATAGGCTTGCCGACGCTCTGGTAAGCAAAGGAAACGTGCTCCAATTCCAGTAAAGGCTCCTGAGGCTCTTTGTCAGAGTCAGACCAGTTTCTTCCCTCAAAGGTCACATCTGCCAGCTGCAACTGATCCAAACGGGACAATCCCTCAGTCTTTTCCACATCAACACCCAGCTGGCGTAGAGTCGTAATGTAGAGCGGCTCGCGAATGCCATTTTCAGCTAGCAGTTGTGTTCTGAGCAGGTCATCTGGCTGTCCATTAAAGAGAATGCGTCCGTCATTGATAAGCACAATTCTGTCTACCGGTCTGTAAAGAACATCTTCCAAGCGGTGCTCGATAATCAGAGTCGTCGTTGCTGTCTCCCGATGAAGCTGGTCAATCAAATCAATGGTATCCTGCCCTGACTTGGGATCCAGATTGGCCAAGGGCTCGTCAAAAAGCAGAATAGGACTCTCGTCAATCAAAACCCCAGCCAAACTGACGCGCTGCTTTTGACCGCCTGATAAATCCTGGGGCCGATGCTGCAAAAGCTCTGATAAATCCAGCTTCTCTGACCAGGTTTGGACTTTTTCTCGCATAAGCGACAGCTCCATCACGTCATTTTCCAGCGCAAAGGCCAAATCTTCTGCTACGCTAAGCCCGATAAACTGGCCATCCGTATCCTGCAAGACCGTGCTGACTAGATTGGACTTATCATAAATACTGGATTCAAAGGCTGACTGCCCCTTAATCAAGAGCTGACCGCTGGCCTCTCCTTTATAAATGTTAGGTATAATTCCATTGAGACACTGGCCCAGCGTTGATTTACCAGAGCCAGACGGACCAACAATCAGAACCTTTTCCTCCTCGTAAATAGTCAGATTGATCTGCTTCAGGGTCGGCTCAGACTGGGCTTGATATTGAAAGCTAAAGTCTTCAAATTGGATAATTGGTTTTTTCATCTTATTTCTCTATAGTGCCAGAGCGATTTGAATCGCTAGATTGGCAATCTTATCTTTTTCGTCTAAGTCTGCATGATTGGCAAGGTTGCGCATATCCCAAGCTTCCTCAGACAAGTGGTCTGCTGCATAAAAGAACTGGCAGACGGTTATCTCTCGAAAAGCTGCTAAAGCTGCTACAGCTGAGCATTCCATATCCACACAGATAGCTCCCTCAGCCTTTCTCTGGCGAAGCTTAGCTGGCGTCTCACGGTAAATGCCGTCTGTCGTCCAGACCTTGCCCTTGCTATGGGAAATACCGCGCTCATCCAGAAAAGCCGTCAAAAAGTCTTTCAAGTCAAGATTGACTTCCTGCTCACGGCTAGCTGGCTGGTAGTGATAGCTAGTCCCCTCATCACGCAGGGCCTCCGTCGGGATAATGATGGACGTTTCCTTAATCTCCTCATCCAAGATGCCGCAAGTACCGAAAAGAACCAGCTTCTTCATGCCAAACGCAATCAAGTCTTCCAGAATGGCTACACAAGCCGAAGCTCCAACAGGTGCATTGAAGAGAGCCAGTTCCCGTCCATCCACGAAAACACGATAGATAGGAATTTCAATATTTGCCATGCTAGTCGTCGTAATCAGCTCATGTTCAAAATCCGCCAACATCCGCGCAAAAGTCTCTCTGGCAAAGCAGGAAACAGCCGTCTCCGGAAAGCCTTCTATGGATTCATTCAAGTCTTCTGGGTTGATGATGGCCTTGCGACTTTGGTCAAATTCTTCAAGTATCATAGGCTTGCTCTCTTATCCCTCTCTTCCTGATGAAACAGCCAGCAGATGTCTACTGACTTCATCTTACCATTGTATCATAAAAAGGCGGTCTGCTGAACGCTGCCTGCATATTTTCTACATAGCAAAAGCCATAGGCAAGCTCTATAGCTACACGTGAAGTGAATGCTTTGTCCAATGTTTTTCCAACAAAAAAGACTGGGAACAACTCCCAATCTCATCTTACATAAGGGCTGTAGCAGCAGTAATCAAGCCAAATACGATGCCCGGCATATTAGCTGCTGCCAAAGGAATGTCTCTTTTCTCTTTAAATAGGCCATAAATGACCCAGAGAGTACAGTTTAGAGCAGCTACTGAAGGCTGGATAAAATCGCCCTTGTTGCCAGCTAGATTATTCATAATCTGTGGGATATAGGAAACATACATCATAACAGACATAAAAGTAGCCACCCAGCCCAAGATTAGCATGTGTTTTTCTTTCATTTCGTTCTCCTTTTTATAAAACTGACCTCTATTCTATAGCTTCTTTTTGAAATTTTCAAGATATTTTCAATAATGTTATCAAAAAGAAAAGAGTCACAAAATTGTGAGAACTGCTGACAGACCTAAAAAAGCCGCCTTTTGGCAGCTCTGTTAAGATTCACAAAGTAGATTTTCCTAACGCTAAAACTTCGGTTCTCCATCGGGAAGCTGATTCAAAATGGCTTCCAGTTCCAGTCGACTAAGTGGCTGAATCCGAATCTGACTGGAATCCAGATAGGTGCGGTGAGTGTCTGGAATCTTCTCCAAAAAAGCTTTTAAATCCTTTGTTGTCAAGTATTTATAGCCCTGCGGACTGCTGGCATCCTCTATCAGGATATGAAGATGCCATTCCATGTCTTGACTAGCACCGCTCTCAATCATCTCTTTAATCAGGTAGCCCTTGGGCATGGGCTGAGTTGGAAGAACTGTGTCCACTCCTTCTGCCAAGACATAAGAGCCCAGGTATTTCCCACCCCGATCCTTATAGTACTTCGGAGTAGAAAATTGACTCTGGACCTGCTGCATCTCAGCCATCTGCCTGCCAAACTCCTCCACAGGATCTTCAGCCTTGAAAAGTTCCAGAAGTTTTTCCTGCGACATGTACAAATCATGAGCATAGCCTTCGAAAACATGCATAGGCGCAGCTGCAACTCTGGCATCGTTCAGGCCGTAGAGAATATCCGCTTCAAAATCAATATTAAAAATCCCGTCAGCGGTATAAGTGGTGCCGTATTCATCGACAATATCCTGCTTCATCTTCTGAGCCAAACGACTCATGAAGAGAATAGCCCCTTTCCAATCGCCCACCGTTGATGGTGTCAAGACACGAACCTGGTAGGTTTCCCGGTCTGGCAGATAATAAACTTCAAACCCGCGGCCTGCCCCTTCCCAGTAGACAGCCAGAAAAGTTCCGACCTGATCCAAGGATTGATAAGCCTTATCTCCCTCGAGACCTACGACCTCAAGACCTTCTACTAAGGAAACCAGGGACAAGGGTGTTTCCACGGCCTTATAGCTAAACAAACCCTTTCGATTCTGAATGTAAAAAGAAATACTCATACCATGCTCCTTTCTAACTACAAAAGCCTTTCAGAAAGCGAGAAAATGCAAAAACAAAACTCAATACTGGTACAAACTAGCTTTTCTCAAAGACTTTTAAGGATAAACTCCATTCTTAAAACGGACTCTGGTATTAGTATAACATTTTTGGAATAAAAAGACGAAAAACCTGTATTCATGAAGAGACTTTCTGACTGAAAGCTTCATCAATACAGATTCTAAGAATATATTTGAACTTCGTAAAAAGGCAATGAATAAACTTCTAAGAAAGCAAAACTCATTCTGAGCACTTCTTACTTTTTATCCTGCTGCGTCAGCTCCTGATTGTAGGACAAGGCTAGCTTGATCCAGTAAGGCAGTTCCTTTTGTCCTTCGCCATCTAAATCAATATAGCCATGATAAAGCCTACCCTTCATCACTGTGACACTGGCACCATTTTTAGGCAGGACCTGCTTTTCCAGTTCCTTACCGATGCGTACCATGACAAGCTCTTGACTTCTCGAACTCACAGTAACGGTCATCTTACCTCGAACCATAAAAGCCAAGCCACCAAACATCTTCTTCTCTTCTAGCTCTTCTTCAAAAACATGAGGAGGAAGATCAGTAGCTAAAATGGCACGGACTTGCTGGGCTAAGGATTCACTATAAGCCATCCTTCTACCTCATTTCATCACATCCCAGCCGATACCAAAACGGTCAATCAAGCGGCCATAAAACTCTGCGAAAGCTTGTTCCTCTAAAGGATAGAGAATTTGCCCACCTTCAGCAAGCTTGGCAAAGAGCTCATCGGCTTCTTCTCTACTGTCTGGGCTCAGAACTAACCATTGATTGGGCTGATGATTGCTAGGAATAGATAGGTCGTTAAAAATGCCTACATCTTCACCATGCAGGGTTAAGTTTTCCGTATCTAAAGCAATCCAGGCAAGCTTATCCCGTTTTTCTGCAGGAAGGTCAGCTGGATCCATCATCTCACTGGCTCGGACAAGTCCCTTAATCTCTGTCTGAAAAAGGTCAGCATAAAAACGAAAAGCTTCTTCGGCCTGACCATTAAAACTTAAAAACACGTCTAATTTCATTATTGTTCCTCCAATTTTTTATAGCTGAGAATAAATCTCTATCATCAGTTTATCAATTAGGATAAAAATTTTCTTATTCTCAATTGCGCTTGTTTGGCTAGGGAACGCATGATTAAAACTGGAAGATTAACTGTAATAGGTGGATCACTGGGCAAGGGCCTGCGCATGCTGATTTCCTCCTGATAGATGCTATCGCCTGAAAAAGTGAGAGGCTCATCGCTGCCCCAGCGAAAGTTATGCTTCAAGACATAGTTTTTAGTTAGGCGTAAATCCTCCAGCAATTCACAGGCCAAAAGATAGTAGTGGCCATCCGGTACATTTTCAAAAGTAAACTGTCTCTCCTGACTCAGTGCTACTCCGATAACCGGCTCTTCTTTGGGTATTCGGGTTTTAAACAGCCCGACACAGCTAAGGCGTGGTTCATACCCCTCAGGATAAGATAGCGCCACAGTCAGCCTATTGCCACTTTTACAGTCGGGATCCTGATGTAACAAAGCTCCCTTCTCATCCAGCTGTTTTACCATAAAATCATAAGCCTTGGTTGATTCTTGGTAGTATTTTTTAGGCGAAAGTCCAGTATGCCGCTTAAAAGTATTGGAAAAACTGCCTAGACTATCATAACCAGCTTCCATAGAGGTCTCGGTCACATTTTGCCGGCTTTCTACAATCTCCTGGATCCCTTTTTCCATCTTAAGAGCTTCCATATATTGCTTGATAGAAAAGCCCATCTTTTTCTTGAAAGTTCTGGATAGATGGGAAGGACTATAATGGAAATGCTGAGCCAAATCTGTCAGACTCAGCTCTTCATCTGCATGCTGACGCAGATAGGCAGCCACTTCTT
This window of the Streptococcus sanguinis genome carries:
- a CDS encoding ABC transporter ATP-binding protein, giving the protein MLLEAHNLSKSYQENQEPILRDLSLEIESGQFIAIMGPSGCGKSTLLNLLSTIDKPDQGQILYQGQDLLAMKDKDLDRLRREAFGFVFQQATFLKNLNILDNICLPSIIGKKGSERKAAYERAKELMALTGIKDIAHRSIHQVSGGQLQRAGICRALMNQPRIIFADEPTGALNSQAGRQAMELMQHFHQQGASILLVTHDASVATYADKVLLILDGKIKKEVLFDPAANQDERRQLLLAELNQIGI
- the rsmG gene encoding 16S rRNA (guanine(527)-N(7))-methyltransferase RsmG is translated as MTPQEFYQLLSQQGIELTDRQKDQFERYFELLVEWNEKINLTAITEKNEVYLKHFYDSIAPVLQGLIGNQELKLLDIGAGAGFPSLPMKIICPQLDVTIIDSLNKRINFLKLLAEELELDKVHFYHGRAEDFAQDKAFRAQFDLVTARAVARMQVLSELTIPYLKVDGKLLALKASNAPEELEEAKNALNLLFSKVQDNLSYALPNGDPRFITVVEKKKETPNKYPRKAGMPNKRPL
- a CDS encoding energy-coupling factor transporter transmembrane component T family protein, with translation MLNQRKLIGYHAGETFLHSLSGASKMLFFVLVSVAAMISYDTRFLLGLALLSLCLFRLSRIRIRDISFVLVFAASFAALNLVMVYLFAPQYGVDIYGAKDVLWTGWGAYNLTAQELFYLFNLLLKYVSTIPLAVIFLMTTHPSQFASSLHQLGISYKIAYAVSLTLRYIPDLQEEFFLIRMSQEARGQELSKKAKLSQRVKGNLQIIIPLIFSSLERINTIATAMELRRFGKNKKRTWYTYQALSRRDMLVLTLAVTFLLLCFALFAVNHGRFYNPWR
- a CDS encoding ABC transporter ATP-binding protein; protein product: MKKPIIQFEDFSFQYQAQSEPTLKQINLTIYEEEKVLIVGPSGSGKSTLGQCLNGIIPNIYKGEASGQLLIKGQSAFESSIYDKSNLVSTVLQDTDGQFIGLSVAEDLAFALENDVMELSLMREKVQTWSEKLDLSELLQHRPQDLSGGQKQRVSLAGVLIDESPILLFDEPLANLDPKSGQDTIDLIDQLHRETATTTLIIEHRLEDVLYRPVDRIVLINDGRILFNGQPDDLLRTQLLAENGIREPLYITTLRQLGVDVEKTEGLSRLDQLQLADVTFEGRNWSDSDKEPQEPLLELEHVSFAYQSVGKPILQDISLKIFKGERIAIVGKNGAGKSTLAKALCQFIETDGSYRWKGQDIKGDSIKERAERIGYVLQNPNQMISAAMIFDEVALGLRLRGLAEAEIEERVHAALKTCGLYEFRSWPISALSFGQKKRVTIASILVLNPEIILLDEPTAGQDQCHYTEMMDFLDELNQQGHTIIMITHDMQLMLDYSDRAVVVVDGQMLADKAPAQVLTDQELIAAAHLKETSIFALAEKIDSDPLALTEFYMQKKEGKHA
- a CDS encoding nucleoside phosphorylase, which translates into the protein MILEEFDQSRKAIINPEDLNESIEGFPETAVSCFARETFARMLADFEHELITTTSMANIEIPIYRVFVDGRELALFNAPVGASACVAILEDLIAFGMKKLVLFGTCGILDEEIKETSIIIPTEALRDEGTSYHYQPASREQEVNLDLKDFLTAFLDERGISHSKGKVWTTDGIYRETPAKLRQRKAEGAICVDMECSAVAALAAFREITVCQFFYAADHLSEEAWDMRNLANHADLDEKDKIANLAIQIALAL
- a CDS encoding SemiSWEET family transporter — translated: MKEKHMLILGWVATFMSVMMYVSYIPQIMNNLAGNKGDFIQPSVAALNCTLWVIYGLFKEKRDIPLAAANMPGIVFGLITAATALM
- a CDS encoding DUF4299 family protein; the protein is MSISFYIQNRKGLFSYKAVETPLSLVSLVEGLEVVGLEGDKAYQSLDQVGTFLAVYWEGAGRGFEVYYLPDRETYQVRVLTPSTVGDWKGAILFMSRLAQKMKQDIVDEYGTTYTADGIFNIDFEADILYGLNDARVAAAPMHVFEGYAHDLYMSQEKLLELFKAEDPVEEFGRQMAEMQQVQSQFSTPKYYKDRGGKYLGSYVLAEGVDTVLPTQPMPKGYLIKEMIESGASQDMEWHLHILIEDASSPQGYKYLTTKDLKAFLEKIPDTHRTYLDSSQIRIQPLSRLELEAILNQLPDGEPKF
- a CDS encoding TfoX/Sxy family protein, producing the protein MAYSESLAQQVRAILATDLPPHVFEEELEEKKMFGGLAFMVRGKMTVTVSSRSQELVMVRIGKELEKQVLPKNGASVTVMKGRLYHGYIDLDGEGQKELPYWIKLALSYNQELTQQDKK
- a CDS encoding VOC family protein, with product MKLDVFLSFNGQAEEAFRFYADLFQTEIKGLVRASEMMDPADLPAEKRDKLAWIALDTENLTLHGEDVGIFNDLSIPSNHQPNQWLVLSPDSREEADELFAKLAEGGQILYPLEEQAFAEFYGRLIDRFGIGWDVMK
- a CDS encoding helix-turn-helix transcriptional regulator, whose amino-acid sequence is MSKAIMEEVAAYLRQHADEELSLTDLAQHFHYSPSHLSRTFKKKMGFSIKQYMEALKMEKGIQEIVESRQNVTETSMEAGYDSLGSFSNTFKRHTGLSPKKYYQESTKAYDFMVKQLDEKGALLHQDPDCKSGNRLTVALSYPEGYEPRLSCVGLFKTRIPKEEPVIGVALSQERQFTFENVPDGHYYLLACELLEDLRLTKNYVLKHNFRWGSDEPLTFSGDSIYQEEISMRRPLPSDPPITVNLPVLIMRSLAKQAQLRIRKFLS